One window from the genome of Spirosoma rhododendri encodes:
- a CDS encoding App1 family protein, with protein MSNWKDILTNAATTAEAGFDRLKEKLFGRMDADKPYRIVYYRGFGSPSAVWLKGRVLRERDLSTPSDRDTYWNNLLATYQRFETDEVPGVTVRVEAFGQTHTAVADEEGYFEVTINPPNDLPPGRVWFPVTYSLDGITQPITGNPVRKEGYLMISPPFSQFGVISDIDDTVLVTGATSLLQTARLTFLGNAYSRLPFAGVAAFYRALQSGPVTTLFNPIYYVSSSPWNLYDLLVDFFRIQGVPKGPILLRDLGLDPSLLSSQSHHTHKLSMIRKVLDVNPQLPFVLIGDSGQQDPEIYAQVVRENPGRIKAIYIRDVSTGAERDEAVNQLIQATQQFDVPMLLVADTVAAAEHAASLGLIDSDTLPEIRADQQADKE; from the coding sequence ATGAGCAACTGGAAAGACATATTGACAAACGCAGCCACGACGGCCGAAGCGGGCTTTGATCGGCTGAAAGAAAAGCTGTTCGGGCGCATGGACGCCGATAAACCGTACCGCATTGTGTACTACCGGGGCTTCGGCAGTCCGTCGGCGGTGTGGCTGAAAGGGCGGGTACTGCGCGAACGCGACTTGAGCACCCCCTCCGACCGCGACACCTACTGGAATAACTTGCTGGCGACCTATCAGCGGTTCGAGACCGACGAGGTGCCGGGTGTAACCGTGCGCGTCGAAGCCTTCGGGCAAACCCACACAGCCGTGGCCGATGAGGAAGGCTATTTTGAGGTGACGATCAACCCGCCAAACGATCTGCCTCCCGGCCGGGTCTGGTTTCCGGTGACGTACTCACTCGACGGTATCACGCAGCCAATAACGGGCAACCCGGTGCGGAAAGAGGGCTATTTGATGATTTCACCCCCGTTCAGTCAGTTTGGCGTTATCTCCGACATTGATGATACGGTACTGGTTACGGGTGCAACGAGCCTGCTGCAAACCGCCCGACTGACATTTCTGGGCAACGCCTACAGCCGCCTGCCATTTGCCGGGGTAGCCGCGTTTTACCGCGCTCTGCAAAGCGGCCCCGTCACAACGCTGTTCAACCCGATCTACTATGTATCGAGCAGCCCGTGGAATCTGTATGATCTGCTGGTCGATTTCTTCCGTATTCAGGGCGTTCCGAAAGGGCCAATCCTACTCCGCGATTTGGGCCTTGACCCATCGCTGCTGTCGTCACAATCGCATCACACGCACAAGCTGTCGATGATTCGGAAAGTGCTGGACGTAAACCCGCAATTGCCGTTCGTACTGATCGGCGATAGTGGGCAGCAGGACCCCGAAATTTACGCGCAGGTCGTTCGCGAGAACCCCGGCCGGATCAAAGCCATCTACATCCGCGACGTCTCGACGGGGGCAGAACGCGACGAAGCTGTTAATCAGCTGATTCAGGCGACGCAGCAATTCGACGTGCCGATGCTGCTCGTGGCCGATACAGTAGCCGCTGCCGAACACGCGGCTTCGCTTGGCCTGATAGACTCCGACACCCTCCCCGAAATCCGCGCCGATCAGCAAGCGGATAAGGAATAG
- the nfi gene encoding deoxyribonuclease V (cleaves DNA at apurinic or apyrimidinic sites) yields the protein MADYTPLHDWNLSPTDAVALQQQLRHQIRIEPLGKPPETIAGCDISFNKFEETVYAGIVVLRLDTLETIDQSGVVSTASFPYIPGLLSFREIPALLEAWQKLQTVPDVVMFDGHGTAHPRRIGIASHGGLFLNVPTFGCGKSVLVGKFDEPAPERGSWSPMRHYGDIIGAALRTKNKVNPVYVSPGHLIDLDTAIDLTLRCDGGYRIPEPTRRAHNLVNALRRGEA from the coding sequence ATGGCTGACTACACCCCACTCCACGACTGGAACCTGTCGCCCACCGACGCCGTAGCCCTGCAACAGCAGCTACGCCATCAGATTCGGATTGAGCCGCTCGGTAAACCACCCGAAACCATTGCGGGCTGCGACATCTCGTTCAACAAGTTCGAGGAGACGGTCTACGCGGGTATCGTTGTGCTACGGCTTGACACGCTGGAAACAATCGATCAGTCGGGTGTAGTCAGCACGGCTTCGTTTCCGTACATACCGGGCCTGTTGTCGTTTCGGGAAATTCCCGCGCTGCTCGAAGCGTGGCAAAAACTCCAGACCGTGCCGGACGTGGTGATGTTCGACGGTCACGGCACGGCTCACCCCCGCCGGATTGGGATTGCGTCGCACGGCGGTTTGTTCCTGAACGTACCGACGTTCGGCTGTGGCAAATCGGTGCTGGTCGGCAAGTTTGATGAACCCGCTCCCGAACGCGGGTCTTGGTCGCCCATGCGCCACTATGGCGATATTATCGGTGCAGCGCTCCGTACCAAAAACAAGGTCAACCCCGTCTACGTATCGCCCGGCCACCTGATCGACCTCGACACGGCTATCGACCTCACCCTCCGTTGCGACGGCGGCTACCGTATTCCCGAACCCACCCGCCGGGCGCACAATCTAGTCAACGCCCTACGCCGGGGCGAAGCCTGA
- a CDS encoding VOC family protein has protein sequence MSDTAPYTIPNQTRIGHIHLKVADLDRALAFYRDLLGFSLVAMYGTDAAFISAGGYHHHIGLNTWHSKGAPPAPVRSAGLYHTAILYPTRRDLAVALKRLIDAKYPITGAADHGVSEAIYLNDPDQNGVELYWDRPRDEWPLDADGNIAMVTEPLDLPGLMREL, from the coding sequence ATGAGTGACACTGCCCCTTACACCATTCCCAATCAGACCCGAATCGGGCACATCCACCTCAAAGTGGCCGACCTCGACCGGGCACTGGCATTTTACCGCGATCTGCTCGGCTTTTCACTGGTGGCGATGTACGGTACCGATGCCGCTTTCATTTCGGCAGGCGGCTACCATCATCACATCGGCCTAAACACCTGGCACAGCAAAGGCGCGCCACCGGCCCCCGTTCGTAGTGCGGGCCTGTACCACACGGCTATCCTCTACCCTACCCGCCGGGATTTAGCCGTTGCGCTCAAACGACTCATCGACGCGAAGTACCCGATTACGGGCGCAGCAGACCACGGCGTTTCGGAAGCCATCTACCTCAACGATCCCGATCAGAACGGTGTCGAGCTGTACTGGGATCGCCCGCGCGACGAGTGGCCCCTCGACGCCGATGGCAACATTGCCATGGTTACTGAACCGCTTGATCTGCCGGGCCTGATGCGTGAACTGTAA
- the ilvD gene encoding dihydroxy-acid dehydratase, whose translation MTAEEPVATELNRFSRTLTQEISNPAAKAMLFGVGLSEEDMQKPQIGIASTGYEGNTCNMHLNGLSVYVKQGIQANGLVGLIFNTIGVSDGMTNGNDGMRYSLPSRDLIADSIESVVTAQWYDGVVTVVGCDKNMPGAVMAMARLDRPGIMVYGGTIRSGHYKGQKLDIVSAFEALGKKYANNISDEDYAGVIRNSIPGAGACGGMYTANTMASSIEAMGLSLPFSSSYPATHEGKQEECKKIGAAMRVLLERNITPQDIITPKSLENALTVVMVLGGSTNAVLHFLAIARAAGLSLSIDDIQAISDRVPLLADLKPSGKYYMEDMLAIGGVPAVMKYLLKNGMLHGDCMTVTGKTVAENLTDIPDLDFDAQQIIHPLTNPIKKTGHIQILRGNLAPTGSVAKITGKEGERFEGIAKVCEHEGDVIDALQNGGIQAGQVIVIRNAGPKGGPGMSEMLKPTSAVMGAGFGDKVALITDGRFSGGTHGFVVGHITPEAFEGGPIALVKDGDRITIDTIGREITLHVSDEELADRRRQWTPPAPRFVKGVLGKYIRNVKSASEGCVTDEA comes from the coding sequence ATGACTGCCGAAGAACCCGTTGCTACTGAACTAAATCGTTTTAGTCGTACACTCACTCAAGAGATATCGAACCCAGCTGCCAAAGCTATGCTGTTTGGTGTGGGACTGAGTGAAGAGGATATGCAGAAGCCCCAGATCGGCATTGCCAGCACGGGCTACGAGGGTAATACCTGCAACATGCACCTCAACGGGCTATCGGTTTACGTCAAGCAGGGTATTCAGGCAAACGGCCTTGTCGGGCTAATCTTCAACACCATCGGCGTTTCGGACGGCATGACCAACGGTAACGATGGCATGCGCTACTCACTACCCAGCCGCGACCTCATTGCCGACTCCATCGAATCGGTCGTAACGGCACAGTGGTACGACGGTGTCGTTACGGTTGTTGGCTGCGACAAAAACATGCCCGGCGCGGTGATGGCGATGGCCCGGCTCGACCGACCCGGTATCATGGTCTACGGCGGCACCATCCGGTCAGGCCATTATAAAGGACAGAAACTCGATATTGTATCGGCGTTCGAGGCACTTGGTAAAAAGTACGCCAACAACATTTCCGACGAAGATTACGCAGGCGTTATCCGCAATTCGATTCCCGGCGCGGGGGCTTGTGGCGGTATGTACACCGCCAACACGATGGCCAGCAGCATCGAAGCGATGGGCCTGAGCCTGCCGTTCAGCAGCAGCTACCCCGCAACCCACGAAGGCAAGCAGGAAGAGTGCAAAAAGATCGGTGCTGCAATGCGCGTGCTGCTCGAGCGGAACATCACCCCGCAGGACATCATCACGCCGAAATCGCTGGAAAACGCCCTGACGGTTGTTATGGTGCTGGGCGGATCGACTAATGCCGTGTTGCACTTCCTAGCCATTGCCCGGGCGGCAGGTCTGTCACTATCTATCGACGACATTCAGGCAATCAGCGACCGGGTACCCCTACTGGCCGACCTGAAACCCAGCGGTAAATATTACATGGAAGACATGCTGGCTATCGGTGGTGTCCCGGCTGTGATGAAGTACCTGCTCAAAAACGGTATGCTTCATGGCGATTGCATGACCGTTACCGGCAAAACCGTCGCGGAAAACCTTACTGATATTCCCGATCTCGATTTCGACGCGCAACAGATCATCCATCCATTGACGAACCCAATCAAGAAAACGGGCCACATTCAGATTCTGCGGGGTAATCTGGCACCAACAGGCAGTGTTGCCAAGATTACCGGCAAGGAAGGCGAGCGTTTTGAGGGTATCGCCAAGGTTTGCGAACACGAAGGCGACGTAATCGACGCCCTGCAAAACGGCGGTATTCAGGCCGGGCAGGTTATCGTTATTCGCAATGCCGGCCCCAAAGGCGGACCGGGTATGAGCGAGATGCTGAAACCAACCTCTGCCGTGATGGGTGCAGGCTTTGGCGACAAGGTCGCGCTGATTACCGATGGCCGTTTCTCCGGCGGAACGCACGGCTTTGTAGTCGGGCACATTACGCCGGAAGCCTTCGAAGGCGGACCGATTGCGCTGGTGAAAGACGGCGACCGTATCACAATCGACACGATCGGCCGCGAAATCACACTGCACGTATCGGATGAAGAACTGGCTGATCGTCGCCGGCAGTGGACACCGCCCGCCCCCCGCTTCGTCAAAGGCGTGCTGGGCAAATACATCCGCAACGTAAAATCGGCCAGCGAAGGCTGCGTTACCGACGAAGCGTAA
- a CDS encoding sugar phosphate isomerase/epimerase family protein, which produces MGELETASKAGFRSVEIWIDSFQEYLKTNTPAETRRRIGDLGLRVENAIGFAPWIVDDASARQKGVEQLKREMAQLAEIGCKRIATPPIGAHTPNDPIIPLPPIAERYRAILDMGSQIGVIPQLELWGFARNLNRLSDVMYVAIESGHPAARVLLDIYHLYKGGSGVEMLPFVGKPAIEIFHVNDYPGNLSREKITDADRIYPGDGIAPIKAALNAIRSPGRTVVLSLEVFNKSYYAQDAQTVAKTAFVKMNRLIGNAD; this is translated from the coding sequence ATGGGTGAACTGGAAACGGCTTCAAAAGCGGGCTTTCGCTCCGTTGAAATCTGGATTGACTCGTTTCAGGAATACCTGAAAACCAATACTCCCGCCGAAACGCGCCGACGCATCGGTGATCTGGGCCTGCGGGTTGAAAATGCCATCGGCTTTGCGCCCTGGATTGTGGACGATGCATCGGCCCGGCAGAAAGGTGTCGAGCAGTTGAAACGGGAAATGGCGCAACTGGCCGAAATCGGCTGTAAACGCATCGCTACCCCACCCATTGGGGCACATACGCCCAACGACCCGATTATTCCGCTGCCGCCCATCGCCGAACGGTACCGGGCTATTCTGGATATGGGCAGTCAGATCGGGGTAATTCCGCAACTGGAGCTGTGGGGCTTTGCCCGTAACCTCAACCGCCTGAGCGATGTGATGTACGTAGCCATCGAGAGCGGCCACCCGGCGGCACGGGTACTGCTCGACATTTACCACCTCTACAAAGGCGGGTCGGGCGTTGAGATGTTGCCGTTCGTGGGTAAACCGGCTATCGAGATTTTCCACGTCAACGATTACCCCGGCAACCTGTCCCGCGAAAAAATCACCGACGCCGACCGCATCTACCCCGGCGACGGTATTGCCCCGATAAAAGCCGCCCTGAACGCCATCCGCTCTCCCGGCCGGACCGTCGTGCTATCGTTGGAAGTGTTCAACAAATCCTATTACGCGCAGGACGCCCAAACCGTCGCCAAAACCGCCTTCGTGAAAATGAACCGGCTGATCGGCAATGCTGATTAA
- the murQ gene encoding N-acetylmuramic acid 6-phosphate etherase, translating to MTTETSSHYDHLEQMSVHDLLTNINREDQTVPLAVAKAIPQIEALVEQVVARMKQGGRLFYIGAGTSGRLGVVDASECPPTYGVPHDLVVGLIAGGDGAIRKAVEFAEDDAEQAWKDIAPYQPDANDTVIGIAASGRTPYVIGGLEQAQAAGLLTGCVVCNAGSAVAQAAEYPVEVVVGPEFVTGSTRMKSGTAQKLVLNMISTAVMIRLGRVKGNKMVDMQLSNLKLQDRAAKMVMSEIGVDRATAEQLLAQYGNVRNAIDNYTH from the coding sequence ATGACAACAGAAACTTCATCCCATTACGACCATCTGGAGCAGATGTCAGTCCATGACCTGCTGACCAACATAAATCGGGAAGATCAGACCGTACCGCTTGCCGTGGCTAAAGCGATTCCGCAGATCGAAGCACTGGTCGAGCAGGTTGTTGCCCGTATGAAGCAGGGTGGCCGACTGTTCTATATCGGTGCCGGTACAAGTGGTCGGCTGGGGGTTGTTGACGCATCGGAATGCCCGCCGACCTATGGCGTACCGCATGATCTTGTCGTTGGGTTGATTGCCGGGGGCGACGGAGCCATTCGCAAAGCGGTCGAATTTGCCGAAGACGATGCCGAACAGGCCTGGAAAGACATCGCGCCGTATCAGCCCGACGCAAACGATACCGTGATCGGCATTGCGGCATCAGGCCGGACGCCTTATGTAATCGGTGGCCTGGAACAGGCGCAGGCGGCAGGTTTGCTGACGGGCTGCGTTGTTTGTAACGCGGGTTCGGCGGTGGCGCAGGCGGCAGAATACCCGGTTGAAGTTGTCGTCGGGCCGGAGTTCGTGACGGGTAGTACCCGCATGAAATCGGGGACGGCGCAGAAGCTGGTGCTGAACATGATCTCGACAGCCGTGATGATTCGGCTGGGCCGGGTGAAGGGCAATAAGATGGTCGACATGCAGTTGAGTAACCTGAAGCTACAGGACCGGGCGGCCAAGATGGTCATGAGTGAAATTGGCGTCGACCGGGCAACGGCCGAGCAACTACTGGCGCAGTACGGCAACGTACGCAACGCAATCGATAACTACACGCATTAA
- a CDS encoding RidA family protein, with product MSKQIVYTDQAPAPIGPYSQAVKINGTLFVSGQIALDVAGQGDIKAETQKVMENLGAILKAAGMDYANVVKSSIFVKDMNNFAAINEVYGQYFTSEPPARETVEVARLPKDVNVEISVIAVQ from the coding sequence ATGAGCAAACAAATTGTTTATACCGATCAGGCTCCCGCGCCAATTGGCCCGTACAGTCAGGCCGTGAAAATAAATGGAACGCTGTTCGTGTCGGGGCAAATCGCACTCGACGTAGCCGGGCAGGGCGATATTAAGGCCGAAACGCAGAAAGTGATGGAAAACCTCGGCGCTATTTTGAAAGCCGCCGGGATGGATTACGCAAACGTGGTCAAATCCAGCATTTTCGTGAAGGATATGAACAACTTCGCGGCTATCAACGAGGTGTACGGCCAGTATTTCACGAGCGAACCGCCCGCCCGCGAAACCGTCGAAGTAGCCCGCCTGCCAAAAGACGTCAACGTCGAAATTTCGGTAATTGCTGTACAATGA
- a CDS encoding TIGR04282 family arsenosugar biosynthesis glycosyltransferase, translating into MTQNHLIIFVKNPIAGQVKTRIARIVGDEKAVAVYRELLRHTQAITQPLSDRRVVYYGDFINPDDGWNGYDKQLQRSPADLGERMQDAFAREFSAGAERVVIIGSDCLAITTEHLRLAFDALEQADIVIGPATDGGYYLLGMKQPQPFLFADMPWSQPELFQLTELAILQNGLTVELLETLTDIDEWTDYQRATQQA; encoded by the coding sequence ATGACCCAGAATCACCTCATCATCTTCGTGAAAAACCCCATTGCCGGTCAGGTCAAAACGCGCATCGCCCGAATCGTAGGAGACGAAAAAGCCGTGGCCGTGTACCGTGAACTACTACGCCATACGCAGGCAATCACCCAGCCCCTCTCCGACCGGCGCGTGGTTTATTACGGCGATTTTATCAACCCGGATGATGGCTGGAACGGTTACGATAAACAACTACAGCGCAGCCCGGCCGACCTCGGCGAACGGATGCAGGATGCCTTTGCGCGAGAGTTTTCGGCAGGGGCTGAACGCGTCGTTATCATCGGCAGCGACTGTCTGGCGATCACAACCGAGCACCTCCGGCTGGCGTTCGACGCGCTCGAACAGGCCGACATCGTGATCGGACCGGCTACCGACGGTGGTTATTATCTGCTGGGGATGAAACAGCCGCAGCCGTTTCTGTTTGCGGATATGCCCTGGAGTCAGCCGGAACTGTTTCAACTGACCGAACTGGCCATTCTGCAAAACGGATTGACCGTCGAACTGCTGGAAACGCTGACCGACATTGACGAATGGACCGATTATCAACGCGCGACACAACAGGCATGA
- a CDS encoding 3-keto-disaccharide hydrolase produces MKYAVALCTILAMLAVAAPAKKAIKLFNGKNLDGWKVYGTEKWYVDNGELICESGPDKKYGYLLTDKFYKNFDLSLQFKQEANGNSGVFFRSTVDGTKVKGWQVEVAPPNHDTGGIYESYGRNWLVQIPDEKENILKPGEWNTLRIVANGDHVQTYLNGQEMVDLKDEKIGDGEGGIALQIHDGGGIKVRWRDIVMKPL; encoded by the coding sequence ATGAAATACGCAGTTGCGCTTTGCACGATACTGGCCATGCTGGCTGTCGCGGCTCCGGCCAAGAAGGCGATCAAGTTGTTCAACGGAAAAAACCTCGACGGCTGGAAGGTCTACGGCACCGAAAAATGGTACGTCGATAATGGCGAACTGATTTGCGAAAGCGGCCCCGACAAGAAATACGGTTACCTGCTGACCGATAAGTTTTACAAAAACTTCGATTTAAGTCTGCAATTCAAGCAGGAAGCCAACGGTAACAGCGGGGTCTTTTTCCGCTCGACCGTCGACGGTACGAAAGTGAAAGGCTGGCAAGTTGAAGTGGCCCCACCGAACCACGATACGGGTGGTATATACGAATCATACGGCCGAAACTGGCTGGTACAGATTCCCGACGAGAAAGAGAACATCCTGAAACCCGGTGAGTGGAATACGCTCCGCATCGTTGCCAACGGCGATCACGTACAGACTTACCTTAACGGACAGGAAATGGTCGATTTGAAGGACGAGAAAATCGGCGATGGTGAAGGCGGTATTGCGCTGCAAATCCACGACGGTGGCGGCATCAAAGTCCGCTGGCGCGACATCGTGATGAAGCCGCTGTAG
- a CDS encoding chaperone modulator CbpM, which produces MQPTTLISIREFCVYHHVETTFVETLADNGLIQTTVVEQTTYVEPTQLTQLEKFVRLHRDLHIHTDDLDVVSDLLDRMESLQGQLQTLQNRLRFYER; this is translated from the coding sequence ATGCAACCAACCACCTTAATTTCGATCCGCGAGTTCTGCGTATATCATCACGTCGAAACGACGTTCGTAGAAACATTAGCTGACAACGGCCTGATTCAAACGACCGTCGTTGAGCAGACGACCTATGTTGAACCGACGCAGCTTACCCAGCTTGAAAAGTTCGTCCGGCTTCACCGCGACCTGCACATCCATACCGACGATCTGGACGTCGTGTCCGACCTGCTCGACCGGATGGAATCGCTGCAAGGGCAATTGCAGACGCTGCAAAACAGGCTTCGATTCTACGAACGGTAG
- a CDS encoding lactonase family protein, with amino-acid sequence MKKQLLAALCLLTGIGAQAQSGREIMYVGTYSVRGSEGIYVFSFDRKTGTMTPVQSVKNDKNPSFLALHPSGRYVYSADEGAENGPAKTGTVSAYSVDKSTGKLTFLNKQSSLGNSPCYVSIDKTGKNAFVANYGGGSMAVLPIQADGKLTASSDSVQDAGSGPNTQRQERPHVHSATISPDNQYVYIADLGTDRLSIVKPDVKTGKVTPASMPYVTVKPGSGPRHLAIHPSGRYAYLVEELTSSVAVFSRDSKTGALTMMQEGVKSLPSNFTTTNYSADIHLDPSGRFLYMSNRGRNALAIFAVGNDGKLTSIGEQATEGKIPRNFLIDPKGDFVFVANQDTDNITIFRRDAKTGLLTYTGKSVSVPAPVCVIMGQ; translated from the coding sequence ATGAAAAAACAGCTTTTAGCGGCCCTGTGCCTGCTGACAGGTATTGGCGCGCAGGCGCAGTCGGGACGCGAGATTATGTACGTCGGGACGTATTCCGTGCGCGGCAGCGAGGGGATCTACGTGTTTTCGTTTGATCGGAAGACGGGAACGATGACGCCGGTACAGTCGGTGAAAAACGACAAGAACCCGTCGTTTCTGGCTCTCCACCCGTCAGGGCGGTACGTGTACTCTGCCGATGAAGGGGCCGAAAACGGTCCGGCCAAAACCGGAACGGTCAGCGCCTACAGTGTCGACAAAAGCACGGGTAAGCTGACGTTTCTGAACAAGCAGTCGTCGCTGGGGAATAGCCCTTGTTACGTGAGCATCGACAAAACGGGTAAAAATGCCTTCGTCGCCAACTACGGCGGTGGTAGTATGGCCGTACTGCCGATTCAGGCGGATGGCAAGCTAACGGCATCGTCTGACAGTGTGCAGGACGCGGGTAGCGGCCCCAACACGCAACGGCAGGAGCGCCCACACGTGCATTCGGCGACGATTTCGCCCGATAATCAGTACGTATATATAGCGGACCTCGGGACGGACCGGCTCAGCATCGTGAAACCGGATGTAAAGACGGGGAAAGTCACCCCTGCATCGATGCCTTATGTGACGGTAAAACCGGGTTCGGGGCCACGTCACTTAGCTATTCATCCGTCGGGGCGGTACGCGTATCTGGTTGAAGAACTGACTTCTTCGGTTGCCGTATTTAGCCGTGATTCGAAAACGGGTGCGCTGACGATGATGCAGGAGGGGGTAAAATCGCTGCCCAGCAACTTCACAACGACCAACTACAGTGCCGATATTCACCTCGATCCGTCAGGTCGGTTTCTGTATATGTCGAACCGGGGTCGTAACGCGTTGGCGATCTTCGCGGTGGGTAACGACGGAAAACTAACGAGCATTGGCGAGCAGGCAACGGAAGGCAAAATACCCCGCAACTTCCTTATCGATCCGAAAGGCGACTTTGTGTTCGTTGCCAATCAGGACACTGACAACATCACGATCTTCCGGCGCGACGCCAAAACGGGTCTGCTGACTTATACGGGTAAGTCGGTATCGGTACCGGCACCGGTCTGCGTGATCATGGGTCAGTAA
- a CDS encoding DnaJ C-terminal domain-containing protein: MDFIDYYSVLGISKDASDDDIKKAYRKLARKHHPDLNPNDQEANKKFQQINEANEVLSDPEKRKKYDQYGKDWQHAEQFEEAKRQQQQSRQSYGQSSAGAGDYDFSEGFGGADFSDFFSSMFGQEAGGGRGRRQTQFKGQDYQAELHLSLRDAYTTHKQTMNVDGKNIRITVQAGVENGQKIKLSGYGSPGINGGPNGDLYITFVIEDDTRFRRMGNDLYVDEEIDLYTAVLGGERVVETMDGKVKLTVKPETQNGTKVRLKGKGFPVYKQDGSFGDLYITWQVKLPTNLTDQQKELFQQLAAL; this comes from the coding sequence ATGGACTTTATCGATTATTATAGTGTGCTGGGTATTTCCAAAGATGCTTCTGATGACGACATCAAGAAAGCGTACCGGAAACTGGCCCGCAAGCACCACCCTGACCTGAATCCGAACGATCAGGAAGCCAATAAAAAATTTCAGCAGATCAACGAAGCCAACGAAGTACTGAGCGACCCCGAAAAGCGGAAGAAATACGATCAGTACGGAAAAGACTGGCAACACGCCGAGCAGTTTGAGGAAGCCAAACGGCAACAGCAGCAGTCGCGGCAGAGTTACGGTCAGTCGTCGGCAGGCGCGGGCGATTACGACTTTTCGGAAGGCTTCGGCGGGGCCGACTTCTCCGATTTCTTCTCGTCGATGTTCGGGCAGGAAGCAGGCGGGGGGCGTGGTCGGCGGCAGACGCAGTTTAAAGGGCAGGATTATCAGGCCGAACTGCACCTAAGCCTGCGGGATGCCTACACGACCCACAAGCAAACCATGAACGTGGATGGTAAAAACATTCGGATCACGGTGCAGGCGGGTGTCGAAAATGGGCAGAAAATTAAGCTGTCGGGGTACGGTTCGCCCGGCATCAACGGCGGACCGAATGGCGATCTGTACATCACGTTCGTCATTGAGGACGATACCCGATTCCGGCGGATGGGCAACGATCTGTACGTCGATGAGGAGATCGATCTGTACACGGCGGTGCTGGGCGGTGAGCGGGTCGTTGAGACAATGGACGGGAAAGTGAAGCTGACAGTGAAACCCGAAACGCAGAACGGAACGAAAGTCCGGTTGAAAGGGAAAGGCTTCCCGGTATATAAGCAGGACGGCTCGTTTGGCGACTTGTACATCACGTGGCAAGTGAAGCTACCGACCAACCTGACCGATCAGCAGAAAGAACTGTTCCAGCAATTAGCCGCCCTTTAA
- a CDS encoding alpha/beta hydrolase, with protein sequence MNLLFRFLLVGVLLIGNHQRVLAARVDTVSINSPAMHKSLKCVVITPDQYGSATSSRYPVVYLLHGYSGNHSDWVKKAPALTALADRYQQIIVCPDGANSWYFDSPLNPALRYETFVGAELPAYVDANYRTLPDRRHRAITGLSMGGHGALYLAIRHRDTFGQAGSLSGGVDIRPFPNNWNIKEALGEEATNAANWERNTVINVADSLRNGDLRLMIECGVNDFFIDVNRALHQKLMQQKIDHDYAERPGAHTWTYWGDNIEKHLLFFQTGFGK encoded by the coding sequence ATGAATTTGCTATTTCGTTTCCTCCTGGTCGGTGTCCTGCTCATCGGCAACCATCAGCGTGTACTGGCCGCGCGGGTCGACACAGTGTCTATCAACAGCCCGGCTATGCACAAGTCGCTGAAGTGCGTCGTTATTACCCCCGATCAATACGGCAGCGCGACGAGCAGCCGTTATCCGGTCGTTTACCTGCTCCACGGGTACAGCGGCAACCACAGCGACTGGGTCAAAAAAGCGCCCGCCCTGACCGCCCTCGCCGACCGGTACCAGCAAATCATTGTTTGCCCGGACGGGGCCAACAGCTGGTATTTTGACAGTCCGTTGAATCCGGCCCTGCGTTACGAAACCTTCGTCGGCGCCGAACTGCCCGCTTATGTCGACGCGAACTATCGGACCCTGCCCGACCGGCGGCATCGGGCAATCACCGGCTTATCGATGGGCGGGCATGGGGCACTGTACCTGGCGATTCGTCACCGGGACACGTTCGGGCAGGCCGGGAGTCTGAGTGGGGGTGTCGATATTCGTCCGTTTCCTAACAACTGGAATATCAAAGAAGCGCTTGGCGAAGAGGCTACCAATGCTGCCAACTGGGAGCGCAACACGGTCATCAACGTCGCCGACAGTCTGCGCAACGGCGATCTGCGATTGATGATCGAGTGCGGTGTCAATGACTTCTTTATTGACGTCAACCGGGCATTGCACCAAAAGCTCATGCAGCAGAAAATCGACCACGACTACGCCGAACGGCCCGGCGCCCATACGTGGACGTATTGGGGCGATAACATCGAGAAGCACCTGCTATTTTTCCAAACCGGCTTCGGAAAGTAG